One genomic region from Xiphophorus couchianus chromosome 21, X_couchianus-1.0, whole genome shotgun sequence encodes:
- the armc1 gene encoding armadillo repeat-containing protein 1: MSAEVDALTVVNQLRDLAADPLNRRAIVEDQGCLPGLILFFDHPNPQVVYSALLAVRYLAECRANREKLKGELGMMLSLQNVMQKSTSPGETKLLASEIYEILQSAGKEEAEQAEAAAASCRRKAHFFLGSNNKRAKTVVLHIDGLDNSTRRSLCEEALLKIRGVISFTFQMAVKRCVVRIRSDLKAEALGTAINSTKVMKAQQVVKTEDGGELMLPFQEDASVLVEENTDIPDYLPEDESPSQEQDKAVTRVGSVTDGLGWLSTAANFLTRSFYW, translated from the exons ATGAGTGCGGAGGTGGATGCACTGACTGTGGTAAACCAGCTGAGAGATCTCGCTGCGGACCCCCTGAATCGAAGAGCCATagttgaggaccagggttgccTGCCGGGGCTCATCCTTTTTTTCGACCATCCTAACCCACAGGTTGTCTACTCTGCACTGTTG GCTGTGCGCTACCTGGCAGAATGTCGGGCCAACAGGGAGAAGCTGAAGGGCGAGCTGGGCATGATGCTGAGCTTGCAGAATGTCATGCAGAA GAGCACATCACCCGGGGAGACCAAACTGCTGGCGTCTGAGATATACGAGATTCTGCAGTCAGCTGGTAAAGAAGAGGCTGAGCAGGCCGAGGCAGCCGCTGCGTCCTGCCGCCGTAAAGCCCACTTCTTCCTCGGCTCCAACAACAAAAGGGCCAAAACTGTAGTTTTGCACATCGACGGACTGGACAACTCT ACTCGAAGGAGCCTGTGTGAGGAGGCTTTGCTAAAGATACGAGGAGTCATCAGTTTCACCTTCCAGATGGCCGTGAAGCGATGCGTTGTCCGTATCCGTTCTGACCTTAAAGCTGAG GCATTGGGAACAGCAATTAACTCCACCAAAGTAATGAAGGCTCAGCAGGTGGTGAAGACAGAGGACGGCGGAGAG CTGATGTTACCATTCCAGGAGGACGCGTCGGTGCTGGTGGAGGAGAACACAGACATCCCAGACTACCTACCTGAGGACGAGAGTCCATCGCAGGAGCAGGACAAGGCCGTCACCCGGGTGGGGTCGGTCACAGATGGCCTGGGCTGGCTCAGCACGGCCGCCAACTTCCTGACACGTTCGTTCTACTGGTGA